From the Salipiger sp. CCB-MM3 genome, the window GCGTGCCGAACTCGGCGAGGATCACCTCGACACCTTGATCACGCAGCCATTGCTTGAGACGGGATTTATTCTCGCCGAAGGGCAGGCGGCCCGTGCCCTCGGTCAGAGAATTCCACCCCATGGCGAGCGGTGCCAGCACCTTGTCGGAGAGCGAGAGCTTCGCGCGGCGCTCGAACAGCGGTTTGCCGTAGGGGTTCTTGCCGTTGAACCTGCCGCAGAGCACCACCGTATCGCCGCCGAAGATGTGCTCGATATGGCGGTTGATGAAGGTCTCGCCCGGCACATGGTAGTCGGAGGTGACGATGCAGGTTTTGTACAAGGGCTTTTCAAGGCGGCTCATGCGGGATCTCCCGGGGGTCTTCGTGCCGCGCCTACATGCCCGTGAAGACCCCGCCGCGCAAGGGCGGCGGGGTCCGGTCTCAGCTCAGGGTCATTCCCCGTAGGCCATCGCGGGCAGCCATGTGGTCAGCGCCGGGAATTCGAAGACGATGAACAGGCCCAGAAGCTGCAGCAGCACGAAGGGGATGATGCCCTTGTAGATATGCGCCAGCGTGACCCCCGGCGGGCAGACGCCCTTGAGATAGAAGAGCGCGAAGCCCACGGGTGGCGTCAGGAAGGAGGTCTGCAAGGTCACCGCCACGAGGATGGCGAACCAGACCACCTGCGGGTCGCGCACCTGATCAAAGCCCGGCACCGCCAGATCGAGCCCTTGGATGATCGGCAGCATCAGCGGCATGATGATGATGGTGATCTCGATCCAATCGAGCAGGAAGCCAAGGCAGAAGACGATGAACAGGATGAAGGCGATCGTCAGATACGGGTTGTCGAAGGCCGAGAGCACCAGATGCTGCACGATCTCATCCCCGCCGTAGCGCCGCAGCACGAAGGCAAAGAAGTTCGCCGCAAGGAAGATGCCGGTGATGTAGCCGGCGGTGTTGAGCGTCGAGCGCGCCACCTCGCGGAACACTTTCCAGTCGAGCTTGCGGTTGAGCAGGGCAAGGACGGTCGCGCCGAGCGCGCCGAGGCCAGAGGCTTCGGTTGGCGTTGCGACACCCACGAAGATCGAGCCCAGCACCAGCAGGATCAGCAGCATCGGCGGCACCACGGCCAGCAGCACTTCCTTCACCTCGTGCCAGCCCACGTGCTCGGATTTCTCCGGCGCGGGCATGCTGTCGGGCGAGAGGAAGCCGTAGACCACGATGAAGACGATATAGAGCGCCCCAAGGATCAGCCCCGGAAAGAGCGCCCCCATGAAGAGATCCCCGAGCGAGATCGCCAGCTGGTCCGACATGATCACCAGCATGATCGACGGCGGGATCAGGATGCCCAGCGTCCCCGCCGAGGCGATGGTGCCGGTGGCGATGGGTTTCGAGTAATTCTGCGCCATCATCGCGGGCAGCGCCATCACCCCCAGCAGCGTCACCGAGGCACCGATCACGCCGGTGGAGGCCGCGAGGATGATGCCGATCAGCAGCACGGTCAGCGACAGGCCCCCACGCAGCGAGCCAAAGAGCTTCTGCATGGCGTGCATCATCCGCTGCGCCACGCCCGACTGGTCGAGCATCAGCCCCATGTAGATGAACATCGGCAGCGCCACGAGCACCGGGTTGTTGACGATATTACCGAAGAGGCGGCCCGAAAGCGCCAGCAGGCGGTTGTATTCCAGCCCAATGCGGTCGAACTCGATCACGTCCTTGAAGTCGGCGCGGAACGGGTCGAGCAGGATCTGCGACAGGATGACGAAGATCAGGCTCACGCCCACCAGCGCCATGGCCACGGGGATGCCGCGGAACAGCATGTAGATGAAGGTCAGGAACATCGCCGCGACGGCGATCTCGTTCAGCGTCAGGAATTGGCCGAGGAAGTGCAGCATCTCAGCGCTCCTTACGCGCGAAGAGACGCGCCACAACAATCACGACCACCGAGGCGACAAGCGCCAGAGCGATGGTCTTTTTCATTTCCCACGGCCCGAAGGCGAGGTCGTCGAAGATCGGCGCGCGCGTCGCCTTGCGCATGCTGTCGATCTCGGGGTCGGTGGCCATCAGCCAGCCGACGCAGGCGTACCAGATGATCAGCTGAACACCGAAGATGGTGGAGGGCAGGGCAAAGAGCAGCTGCTTCCACAGCGCTGGCCGCGTCAGCTGCGACAGGTGGCGCACATAGGCCGACCAGATCGCCACCATGATCACGATGAAGCTGAGGTTCATCAGCGTCTTGAGGATCCACAGGTTGTGCAGCCCGTTGGGGCTCGACGAGCCTTCGTCCGAGGCGATGGAGGTCAGCGCATAATCCAGCGTCACGTCCCAGCACAGCAGCACGAAGGGGAAGAACAGCCAGACCAGCGCGATGATGTCGATGATCAGCCGTTTCCGCTTGGCGAAATTGTCGTAGAAGATGTCGACCCGCACGTGGCTGCCGGTGGTCACCGCATAGGCGATGCCGATCAGCACGGCGACGCCGTAGAGCCACCACTGCAGGTCATCGAGCCAGGCTTGGTTGTGCCCCGCGCCGCGCAGCAGAACCTGCGCGCAGATGGCGATCATCAGGATGGGAAACAGCCAGGCGACGATGTTGGACAGATGCACGATGAGCCTGTCGCCCCGGTTCTGGTCCTTGCGTCCGATCTCTCCGGGGTCGGAGATGGCGACCTTGAAATCCTCCACGGGCCTTGTCCTTTGCTTTGCCTGCCTTGGTCGGGGATGCGCGCCGCGCCCACGCGGGCGCCTCGACGCGAAAACGGCGCGCCAGCGTGAGACCGGGGCGCGCCGGGAAGGGCCGGACCCGAAGGCCCGGCGCTCAGCCGCTCGCTGTTATTTCCAGGGACGCGGCAGGTAGATGTTGTTGTACCAGGTGGAGTAGCCCTCGCGGAACTCGCTGAGGTCGGCCCAGGTCTTGGCGAACATCTCGTCCTCGGCCTTCAGTTCTTCCACCACCTCAAGCCACGCCGCTTCGAATTCCTTCAGCTGCTCGGGCGTCCAGTTCTTGATCGTCACGCCATGCTCTTCGACGTTCTCGACCATGGCCGGGAAGTTCTTGGCCTCGCCTTCGGCGAAGTTGTCGGTGAGGTTGGCCATGCAGGCGATCTCGATCTGTTTCTGGCTCTTCTCGTCCAGATCTTCCCAGCGATCCTTGTTGATCAGCAGTTCGAACATGGTGGCGGGCTGGTGCCAGCCGGGGAAGTAGTTGAACTTGGCGATGTTGTAGAAGCCGAGGTTCGCGTCCACCAGCGGCATCGAGAACTCGGTGGCGTCGATCGCGCCGCGCTCCAGCGCCGGGAAGATGTCGCCCGCGCCCAGCAGCGAGGTCGACACGCCCATCTTCTGCATCACCTCGGCGCCAAGGCCGAAGAAGCGCATGTTCAGGCCCTTAAGATCCTCAAGCGAGGTGATCTCTTCCTTGAACCAGCCCGAGGTTTCGGGCGCGTAGGAGCCGCAGAGCACCACATGCACGTTGTAGCCGTTGGTGTCATACATCTCCTGGAACAGCGTCATGCCGTCGTCATAGAGCATCCATGCCAGCATCTCGCCCGGCTCCGGGCCGAAAGGCACGGCGGCGAAAAGGCCCGCGGCGGGCATCTTGCCCTGCCAGTAGCCCGAGGTCGAATAGGCCGCATCCACAGAGCCGTTCGACACCGCGTCGAGCATCTCCAGCGACGGCACCAGCTCGCCCGGATCGAAATGCTCGAACTCGACGCTTTCCGAGATGTTGTTGATCTTGTCGACGAAATTGACCGCCGCGGTGCCGAGGATCGGCAGGTTCTTGGAATAGCCCGAGGTCATCTCGAGCAGTTCCTGCGCCGAGGCTGCCCCTGCAAAAGCAAAAGCGGCGGCCGAAACGGCCGTGAAGGTCTTGTTGATCATGTCTTTCCTCCCTGAAGCAGCATCCCCTCCCAAGGACGCCGCAGGCATTTGTGCCTGCCGCGAAAGCTATCCAAGCCTCACGCGGCTGTGAATACCCAGTAGTACGTATGCGCCCGCAAGAAAGTTACTTACGCTGCGGAAATCCCGGAACTTTCCACCCCGCGCACCCCGTGCCGCCGTAACCCTTTCATCTTTCCAAAAATACTCAAAACCCGCCGCTAACCGGCCTTCACCTTGCCTTTCATTGTTCCCCAAATACGCTTCGCACCGCCCGCGCTGACCGAACGTCGGGCAAGGGCGCTTTTCATCGCCCTCCGCCTGCGCTATTCCCGCGCGAAACGGGGTCTCGGAGGTTGGCATGACCGAAGGTAAGAACGGCATCACCTATGCGGATGCAGGCGTGGACATCGATGCGGGCAACGCGCTGGTCGAGCGGATCAAACCCGCGGCCAAACGCACCAGCCGCAGCGGCACGATGTCGGGTCTGGGCGGCTTCGGCGCGCTTTTTGACCTGAAAGGCGCGGGCTATGAGGATCCGATCCTCGTTGCGGCGACCGACGGCGTGGGCACCAAGCTGCGCATCGCGATCGACACCGGCCATGTGGACGGCGTGGGCATCGACCTTGTCGCCATGTGCGTCAACGATCTGGTCTGTCAGGGCGCAGAGCCGCTGTTCTTCCTCGATTATTTCGCCACCGGCAAGCTCGACACCGACAGCGCCGCGCGCGTCATCGAGGGCATCGCCGAGGGCTGTGTGCGCTCGGGCTGCGCGCTCATTGGCGGCGAGACCGCCGAGATGCCGGGCATGTATCCGGCGGGCGATTTCGATCTTGCGGGCTTTGCCGTGGGCGCCATGGAGCGCGGCACCGACCTGCCGAGCGGCGTGGTCGCGGGCGACGTGCTGCTGGGTCTGGCCTCGGATGGCGTGCATTCGAACGGCTACTCGCTGGTGCGCAAGCTGGTCGAAGTTTCCGGCCTTGGCTGGGACGCAGATTGCCCTTGGGCCGAAGGCTCGCTTGGGGAAGTGCTGCTGACCCCGACCCGGCTTTACGTCAAACAGGCGCTGGCGGCGGTCCGCGCGGGCGGCGTGCATGCGCTGGCCCATATCACCGGCGGCGGCCTCACCGAGAACCTGCCGCGCGTGCTGCCTGAGGGCTGCGGCGCGAGTATCGACCTGGGTTCCTGGGAGCTTCCGGCGATCTTCGGCTGGATGGCCGAAGTGGGCGGCATCTCCGAGGCCGAGATGCTCAAGACCTTCAACTGCGGCGTCGGCATGATCCTGTCGGTCTCGGCGGACCGCGCCGAGGCGCTGAAGGCGCTGCTCGAGGCCGAGGGCGAGACGGTCTACACGCTCGGCACCGTGACCGAGGGGCAGGGCGTCTCCTACGAGGGCAGCCTCAAGTGAAACGCGTCGCGATCTTCATCTCGGGCGGCGGCTCCAACATGGTGACGCTGGCCGAGAGCATGACCGGAGATCACCCGGCCCGCCCGGTTCTGGTACTTTCGAACAACGCCGATGCTGGCGGGCTGAAGAAGGCCGAGGCGATGGGCATTCCCACCGCCGTGGTCGATCACCGCCCGTTCAAGGGCGACCGCCCCGGCTTTGAGGCGGCGCTGCAGGCGGAACTCGACAAGGCGCAGCCCGACATCCTGTGTCTGGCGGGCTTTATGCGCGTGCTAACCGCGGGTTTCGTCGAGCCGTGGAAGGGGCGGATGCTGAACATCCACCCCTCGCTCTTGCCGAAGTATCGCGGGCTGCACACCCATGCGCGGGCGCTGGAGGCGGGCGACGCCGAGCACGGCTGCACCGTGCATGAGGTCACGCCCGAACTGGACGACGGCCCGCTGCTGGGTCAGGCGCGGGTGCCGGTGCTGGCGGGCGACACGCCGGACACGCTGGCCGCGCGCGTGCTGGAGATGGAGCACAAGCTCTATCCCGCGGTGCTCCGCCGCTTTGCCGCGGACGACAAGACGCCGGTGCTGCTGCCTTAAGGCACCAGCGCCGCCGCATTGCCATGCCAGTCAAGCTGCTGCGCCGCGCCGGGCTCCGGGGCGGGCGCAAGCAGGGCGGGAAGGCCGATCAGCAGCAGCAAGGCAAGCGCCGCAAGGCCAGCGGTGACGCCGCCGTGCGGGGCGGGGCGGGCGGTGTAGCTATAGGCAAGGTCGAGCGAAGTCATGGGAGGAACTCCTCTTGGGGTTGCAAGGTGATTTCGAAGTACCCGCAACATAGGCGCCAGCGATCCTTCGCAAAAGCGAATGCTTGTCGCCTCCGCCATCACGCAGCGTGATGAGTCCGCCAAGCCTTTGGCGTCCAACACCTTCCTCGGGCCGCGCTTGATGCCAAAAGGCGGCGCTCTGAGGCTTTCTTGCATCGCCGCTTTGAACTTCCTCGCGCGAAGGTGTAGGAGGCGCGATAACCAAGAGAAACAAGAACCAGCCGGTGCCTGAATGAAGACATTGACCAAGACGGACGAGCTTGCGGAGTTCTGCGCCGAAGCCGCCAAAGCGCCTTACGTGACCGTGGACACCGAGTTCCTGCGCGAGCGCACCTATTACTCCAAGCTCTGCCTGATCCAGCTGGCGATCCCGGGCACTGGCGAAGAGAATGCCGTTCTGGTCGATCCGCTGGTCGAGGGCCTGTCGCTCGATCCGCTCATGGAGCTGTTCCGCAACACCGATGTGGTCAAAGTCTTCCACGCCGCGCGGCAGGATCTCGAGATTTTCTTCATCGACAACGGCGTGATCCCGCAGCCGCTCTTCGACACGCAGGTCGCCGCGATGGTCTGCGGTTTCGGCGAGCAGGTGGGCTATGAGACGCTGGTCAAGCGCATCGCCAAGCAGCAGCTCGACAAAAGCTCGCGCTTCACCGACTGGTCGCGCCGCCCGCTGACCGAGGCGCAGAAGAAATACGCGCTGGCCGATGTGACGCATCTGCGGGTGATCTACGAGTTTCTCGCCGCCAAGCTCGAAGAGACCGGGCGCGCGCATTGGGTGGCCGAAGAACTGGCGACGCTCACCGATCCCGAGACCTATATCACCCGCCCCGAAGAGGCATGGCTGCGCGTGCGCACCCGCTCGTCGAGCCCGCGGTTTCTGGCCATCGTGCGCGAGCTTGCCGCCTTCCGCGAGAATTACGCGCAGACCCGCAACATCCCGCGCAACCGGGTGTTTAAGGATGACGCGCTGGCCGAGCTTGCCTCGACCAAGCCGGTGACCATGGAAGACCTCGGACGCTCGCGCCTGCTGCTGCGCGAGGCGCGCAAGGGCGCGATCGCCGAGGGCATCCTCGCCGCAGTGAAGGCCGGGACCGACGCGCCCAAGGAAAGCCTGCCGCAGGTCGACGCCAGCCGTGACCAGCTGCAGGTCAACCCGGCGCTGGCGGATCTGCTGCGTGTGCTGCTGAAGGCCAAGACCGAGACCTCCGGCGTCGCCTCGAAACTGATCGCGCCGGCTGCCGAGCTTGACGCGATTGCCGCGGGCCAGCGCGACGTCAAGGCGCTCAGCGGCTGGCGGCACGAGGTGTTCGGCGCCGATGCCCTGCGGCTCTGCGCGGGCGAGATCGGCCTCGCCGCGAAGGGCAAGACGGTTCAGGTCATCGAGATCTGAGGCGGAAGGCGCTGCCCCCGCGGCGCAGGAAGGGCAGGCGGGCCGCCTGCCCGGAAACACCCGGCACCGGAACTATCACACAAGAGACTGCCGCGCCTAGCGCCGCCAGCTGATCCGCGCGACGAGATCGGCGCAGGGTTTCGACAGGCTGCGCGAGCGTCCCCCGAGGGCGTCCCAACGCCGCTGCAACTCCACGACCTGAGCGCGCTGCTCGGCGCTCCACGGCGAGGTGCGCCATTCCTCGTCCTGCACGGCCTTGAGGATCACACTCAGCTCGGCAAACTCCGCCTCCGAGGGCCCGCAGATGCGGCGCCCCTCGGGTCCGGCAAGCGCGGCGAGATCGAAGGTGGTGTCGAGCCGCACCGGGTCCGACAGCGGCAGCGTTTTCAGATCATAGGCGACGA encodes:
- a CDS encoding TRAP transporter large permease, yielding MLHFLGQFLTLNEIAVAAMFLTFIYMLFRGIPVAMALVGVSLIFVILSQILLDPFRADFKDVIEFDRIGLEYNRLLALSGRLFGNIVNNPVLVALPMFIYMGLMLDQSGVAQRMMHAMQKLFGSLRGGLSLTVLLIGIILAASTGVIGASVTLLGVMALPAMMAQNYSKPIATGTIASAGTLGILIPPSIMLVIMSDQLAISLGDLFMGALFPGLILGALYIVFIVVYGFLSPDSMPAPEKSEHVGWHEVKEVLLAVVPPMLLILLVLGSIFVGVATPTEASGLGALGATVLALLNRKLDWKVFREVARSTLNTAGYITGIFLAANFFAFVLRRYGGDEIVQHLVLSAFDNPYLTIAFILFIVFCLGFLLDWIEITIIIMPLMLPIIQGLDLAVPGFDQVRDPQVVWFAILVAVTLQTSFLTPPVGFALFYLKGVCPPGVTLAHIYKGIIPFVLLQLLGLFIVFEFPALTTWLPAMAYGE
- a CDS encoding TRAP transporter small permease subunit — its product is MEDFKVAISDPGEIGRKDQNRGDRLIVHLSNIVAWLFPILMIAICAQVLLRGAGHNQAWLDDLQWWLYGVAVLIGIAYAVTTGSHVRVDIFYDNFAKRKRLIIDIIALVWLFFPFVLLCWDVTLDYALTSIASDEGSSSPNGLHNLWILKTLMNLSFIVIMVAIWSAYVRHLSQLTRPALWKQLLFALPSTIFGVQLIIWYACVGWLMATDPEIDSMRKATRAPIFDDLAFGPWEMKKTIALALVASVVVIVVARLFARKER
- a CDS encoding TRAP transporter substrate-binding protein → MINKTFTAVSAAAFAFAGAASAQELLEMTSGYSKNLPILGTAAVNFVDKINNISESVEFEHFDPGELVPSLEMLDAVSNGSVDAAYSTSGYWQGKMPAAGLFAAVPFGPEPGEMLAWMLYDDGMTLFQEMYDTNGYNVHVVLCGSYAPETSGWFKEEITSLEDLKGLNMRFFGLGAEVMQKMGVSTSLLGAGDIFPALERGAIDATEFSMPLVDANLGFYNIAKFNYFPGWHQPATMFELLINKDRWEDLDEKSQKQIEIACMANLTDNFAEGEAKNFPAMVENVEEHGVTIKNWTPEQLKEFEAAWLEVVEELKAEDEMFAKTWADLSEFREGYSTWYNNIYLPRPWK
- the purM gene encoding phosphoribosylformylglycinamidine cyclo-ligase, with product MTEGKNGITYADAGVDIDAGNALVERIKPAAKRTSRSGTMSGLGGFGALFDLKGAGYEDPILVAATDGVGTKLRIAIDTGHVDGVGIDLVAMCVNDLVCQGAEPLFFLDYFATGKLDTDSAARVIEGIAEGCVRSGCALIGGETAEMPGMYPAGDFDLAGFAVGAMERGTDLPSGVVAGDVLLGLASDGVHSNGYSLVRKLVEVSGLGWDADCPWAEGSLGEVLLTPTRLYVKQALAAVRAGGVHALAHITGGGLTENLPRVLPEGCGASIDLGSWELPAIFGWMAEVGGISEAEMLKTFNCGVGMILSVSADRAEALKALLEAEGETVYTLGTVTEGQGVSYEGSLK
- the purN gene encoding phosphoribosylglycinamide formyltransferase, translating into MKRVAIFISGGGSNMVTLAESMTGDHPARPVLVLSNNADAGGLKKAEAMGIPTAVVDHRPFKGDRPGFEAALQAELDKAQPDILCLAGFMRVLTAGFVEPWKGRMLNIHPSLLPKYRGLHTHARALEAGDAEHGCTVHEVTPELDDGPLLGQARVPVLAGDTPDTLAARVLEMEHKLYPAVLRRFAADDKTPVLLP
- the rnd gene encoding ribonuclease D; this translates as MKTLTKTDELAEFCAEAAKAPYVTVDTEFLRERTYYSKLCLIQLAIPGTGEENAVLVDPLVEGLSLDPLMELFRNTDVVKVFHAARQDLEIFFIDNGVIPQPLFDTQVAAMVCGFGEQVGYETLVKRIAKQQLDKSSRFTDWSRRPLTEAQKKYALADVTHLRVIYEFLAAKLEETGRAHWVAEELATLTDPETYITRPEEAWLRVRTRSSSPRFLAIVRELAAFRENYAQTRNIPRNRVFKDDALAELASTKPVTMEDLGRSRLLLREARKGAIAEGILAAVKAGTDAPKESLPQVDASRDQLQVNPALADLLRVLLKAKTETSGVASKLIAPAAELDAIAAGQRDVKALSGWRHEVFGADALRLCAGEIGLAAKGKTVQVIEI